Within the Mixophyes fleayi isolate aMixFle1 chromosome 5, aMixFle1.hap1, whole genome shotgun sequence genome, the region GCAATAACTGGTTAGTCCAGGgtctcccaaacccagtcctcagggctccccaacagtgcaggttttccagatcacatgtgacataattaggaccacctgtggatctgttacaatgtgtcagtcagtaatgaatacacctgtgctccagcaaggagatatggaaaacctgcactgttgaggactgggtttgggaaaccctgggttagtCCTTTCATAAAATGAAGGAGGTAACTTTTTGGTAATttatggttaaaaaaataattgaggtGACCGTATTATGATAATATATGATATCCTATGCCACTGATCCTCATTAAGTGAGTTTAGCACACAGGATTTAACTGAAATTGTGATGAAAAGGAAGCAAGGTATTCCTGCCCATATGGTTTAAAcggaataaaatgaaaataatatatataaaagaggaAGTTTGTTTGtatgttggcaaatatcttccacagctctcaaagtaaagctgccaaatgttatataggttactttttccataataaataactattagaccacatagcgacaacacAACAAATACTGAAAACCTCATTTTTGggctgtaaacaattgtttggctgctggaaggaaacctcaccaCAACATGACAAAGCAACAAgtattattttctaaatagcatttttggtctatttaccaaatactttgctaatatataaaaactgctacacatgaCAAATCAGACCCGCGCAACGCTGGGAGACCCTGCAAGTAGTGTGATAAAATGTGCAACACAATTATTAATAGAAGTAAtatacaatttttacattttgatctGCACTTTTCAGCATGACATTAACATTATAGTGTTTACTAAATGGTTCTTCATGTCATTGAAATTTGTGGCAAATACTAGTTTACACTAAAGTTGACATGTTATATTGCATTACAATACAATAGCAGATTGCATTATAAGAAAATCAACcctgaaaaaatattttggccAATCACAATCATTATTTCAACACAAATATTCAATTTACATCCTCTATTTAACCTGTCATCATTTCACAGTGTATTATATGATAATGTTCTGCTTTCTGTATTTTCTCTAATTTAATTGAAACATATCATTGCCATCTCATGTCTTGCTCACTTTCTATTTTACCACAGCTTATCATAACACAGCTTTACAAGCACACATTCACAAGATATGCAGATATAATGCAAACAAGAGTTGTATAGCTACCTCTAGTCAGaggcagacactgttagcttattGTGCTCTCAGAATTTTGAATGATCCATTCAATTGCATCCCACCCCTAGAGTAATACAGAACATGTTTCAGTATGCAAAGATGATAAATATGGGAGACAGAGATCACAAGACATATTGgagaaaacaaatatatgtgcAAGGCATTGTTAGAAGCTTCTTTAAAACCTGCTATAACTATTTTCACTGTCTTATTTTAACCCCCGAcccctattataaaaaaaaatagatatataactTAGATATCATTTGACAGTAAACCGAATCTACAGTAGAATACCATAAAAAAGTATAGAGAAAAGTCAGGACCATCAGGTTAGAGAGTCACCTGACCATGAGAAAAAGGGAAAACTAGTGCACCTATAAAAGGTCAACCAATAATATGTCAACCAAgagtttaaatcatacttgcctactttctcatagctctttctgggagaggggcgcggccaaacgcgtcattttggctctgcccccacaacggaaatgccgttttgtcgcgggggcggggccaaaatgatgcgattcgctgtgaatcgcttcattttggggtgccagtaCCGGgatatttgccagctctcccgggagtccgtgacaccgacccgaatttcgggagtctcccggacattccgggagagttggcaagtatggtttaaatacCTTGGGATTCCTGAACATCACCACTTTTATGATAAAGTAGGCAAGATACCTCGAAACACATCACAAGTGGTGATTTGAGGATATTACTAGCTCCAGAGAGCTTTGCtatacaccaggcctgtccaaactgcggccctccagctgttgtgaaactacaagtcccagcatgcccttccagctatcaactggttgtctaccggcaaagcatgctggggcttgtagtttcacaacacctggagggccgcggggttggacaggcctgctatacATGGTACATTCATGGAGCACCAATTCAGTTCCTGAAGAAGGATTATGGACTTCCTCTGGATGATATGTTTCATGTATTCAGTTCCCATGTGAGTGTATCCAATTCTATGACTTTATTAAGTTTTGtcagtgtaaggctgggtacacactacagaattttccgactaATGTGTTATCTACTGGTAAAAAAAAGTGCTCatcagcatgctgatttatgcgtacacactatacatgttttacaagatttaccctcagatctgtgctcttcatctgtcatgaccacctgctgaaaagatcatgactctgtaaaccctatggagatcctgatcgtgagtacatacacactgcaggattggaaggatgtcgttccataAGGGAACGAGagttatagttctgctgaacattcAAAGCAAACGATGGTCGGTGCTTTGGAGCGACTATTGTTCACCGTCTAAGtgaacacactaatgcgatatcgggctgaacagttgtttatcgggtgattggcccaattATTGGCTGATATACactagtgtgtgcccagccttacaCCGTTTTAATATTTTACTGTAGAGCATTTGGTTGTATACAATTATATGCGAGGAAAATTTTTCCCAAGAGGTGAGCAGTATTCAGTCAGAGGATTTTTCCAACATTATCCCATCAGAGGTGCATTATCCTGTCAGAGGTGCATTATCCTGTCAGAAATTTGCCATTTTCTTTTTCTCACTACAAATAACCACATCTGACAAACCCACTTTCAACCAACCAAATTCATTACCACATGAACAGGTGAGCAATGTAATAGATATTGAGGGATTAATAGTAATACATAAATGATACATGTATTATACTGTTTGCATGGTTAATATTGCGGCAGGCCATCATATCACATCTCCATCCAGCAGACAATGGGGAGCAGAAAGTTGTAGATTATATATAAGAGCTGGCTTATTACAGCTTTTGACCAAATTGAGGAAACACAAAGGGCAATGCCCCCAAAATAAAGGAATGAGCCCGCATCACCAGCGCCCTGAGAACCAGTCATAAGTACCACGGAGCCCATCTGGTTTATCTGCAGGGGCAGGTTACCTCTATACAGGTACTATTATTATTTCCCTTACTGGGTTTCGAAAACCAGCAAGACATAATTTGTTACCCCTTATAGCACCAAGTTATAAAGTAGTTGTTTTAGCAAAACATTGTAATCCCCAACATACATAAACGgcaaatcaaaaataaaatgtattcaatgGAATACAAAATACTTTCACAAGGACTTCAGAGGACTGGCCCAATAAACATTCTTATATTACTTGTTTCCAATGTATTACTGGAATCTAATCCAGTTATCAAAAATTATAAATGACATTTACATAAAACTGCTATTTTGCTAATTTGGTTGGCAGGTATTGGCAGACTCTCTGGGATAATAGTTTCAGGAGCAGACATTTTGCTTGACTGCAGACCAATATAGAGACCACTGTATTATAAACTGGCTAAATGCCAGGTGTAGACAGggctgtcttaacgcatgggcacgctgggcagttacCCGGGGGCCCCATGAGCATAGAGGCCCCAAAGGCTTTCCAACTTTTCAGCATATTAGTCCAgtagatttattcagaaccttcaaacttTCAGAAGTCGCGGCGGctcactcctctctgctcccggccgtctctatgactaccggggcgtcacttcctgtTCTCAGCCCCGACCGTTCccagggcaacggctggacgccgAGTATTTCGATAAGCACGCCCCAGCAATACAGGGCAGCCAGGCACATGCGTGCAGCAGTCTCTCAGCCTGCGGGCAAATTAATTAATTAGGCTTCCACTAGTCTGCCCCTGGGGgttgttacagggcaaagccctgattggccagcattggtatttaaggcagagagggcctAGCCTCAttaccggttatagcgtccaaTTTTGCTGTTAGCTAACCTGCTTCTGTGCCTTTTAGATTGACTTCTGTGTTTGAGCCCTGCCTGTACCTCGgactgcttgcctgtgaccctgaccctttggcctgcaccttggaccccactgtgttgcctgtgaccctgacctttggcgtgttatctgaccattctgcttgctagtgacccctgacctcggcttacgtctgaccatccgctgccatctactctgtctcctggcctgccgctacagttctgtattacaaacttgcactacgtctggagttaagtcctgggggcatctgagtaccggtgagcgtataaagctatATGGGAAAGGCGCtgttaaaggtgaagacctccgccaactagttctgttagtttgtgaacagaccgtcagcctaacacaaaccctctttattaaaacatttaggtggactaatcacctcagtatcagctttTATCTGTACAGGTGATCTTGCTGTTGTGAATACATATCTTAACTCCAATAAAAACAACGTACACGTACATCTGTGGGttagtggttgtgtaggtagagcCCCAGTGCACTACTTTGCACAggggcctataatgttgttaagacgGCCCTGGATGTAGTTGTAGTTTATATTTAGACAATACAGTCAGGGCAATAGTAGAGGGGAAATAAATTAACATTAGTCATGTTTATTACTTTCTTTACAGAGCAGAGAAATGATTAAAGTATATAAATGGTAGAAATGTTAATTTACaaactgtttttcattttttaaaaagagttGGAAAGCACTTCATGTTTTATACAGCAAAACATGTAAACGGCTGTTTTATGTACAGGCAAGATAACTAAATTCCAGCTTCAATCTTGCCCCTTAGGTGTAAATGCATATCATACCTTCCTAGCATTTGATGAAATTGTGCTAGCCATTAATCCTTCCAGGTAACTGCTTAGGCTGACACCTTTTACTGTAATTATGGCTTCTTGGGTCAGTACTGTCCTGCAATGACAAGACATTTACAAATCAATGCtcattgtttaaaaacaaatagtcaATAAAAACAAGCTAAATAGTATTATATTTTTAACCAGCAAGAACTTTTGTGGCACAACATAACATAAGTTAAGGTAACAGGAGGGGAAGGGTGGGAGATCCAAACGTGGTTAATTCCTTTACTTAATATCATTCTACTACAACAATATTTCAGCACACTTACTCTCCTGGATTTTCATGATGAGGTGTATAAACCAACCTTTCATCAACAGACACCAAATTTGTGAGTGATatcttaaatagaaaaaaagcaaaatatttcatTAACATCGAAAACCATATATCCATAGTAATCACAATCATATTAATGCACTGACGCTGAATTGGGACTAAATGAGGATTCAGAAAGAATTAAAGAACAGAATTCACCAATGAGAGTAACAGCTGAAATCCTATGTTTTATCATGGGTTTCTGTACCTGCAGACAATGCTACTTAGGAGATGAAAACGTACATTATTTCATAGCATCCCACATGAATTCCCATCTCGCTTATATTGCACTTATCTCTCTTAGATTGGTCTCCTAATAACACAAGTCCCTGTCTGACATCAGCAGCTTTAATGCCGCGGTGCAAATAGTTTCTGCAGAATTCAATCGCTCAGATGGCTGAGGACATGGCAGCGGGGGTGGGTATGTATACTATACACAGTATGCACACCATGTAAAGAGAAGACAGCAGATTCCAATGCAGCTAGCTACACCCTGCTAAAGAATGTATCAAACTGACGGTAGGGGTTAATAAAACTTGTGGGTCTATTACACTTTCCTTCCATTGAGTTCTCCATTTATCTCTGTGCCTCCCAATCGTTTGCTCTTTTCACACATATTTATGCCATTGCTTCAGTCTGCTGACATAATAACATTTCAAAGTCCCAGCACTCCAGCGCCGGGACATTCAAATGTCATTATGTTGGAGGACAAATAAACACAACAAGCACTCGTTGGGCCCAGCATTCAGCTCATTGCAGCAACTCTGCACATCCAGTCCTCCTTTGCTTTCAAAAAACATGTAATATAGGTATAACATCTGTGGTGCTCTCCAGCTGATGTAGAACTGTAAAATTGTATGCTGGGGAGTCACAGGTTTCCCCATGCCAGAAAATTAAGTTACAAAGGGATCCTCACAGCTTTTGTCCAAGGTAGTTTGAGACCCCATGATGGAGCTAATGTGAGGACCCTAAAAATATTCTGCGCACTATATTATTCCTGGAAATGATTTTTCCGAGCAGGTTACCAGCGCAGAAACACCATGGTGGAAATGGAGAATGTCAGCCATAATCAAGTCAACATGTTACTCACATTTGTTGAACATagtaccatttttttttctactggatCCACTACTGAATGTTCGTCAATATATGTCAGTGTTCTACTGGTCCCAAGAATCTGAAAAGAATCACAGCAGATTATGTTCTgtcaattaattatttaatttaaaaaaaatgtattaagcaaAACCtaaagactaggggcctgattcattaaggatcttaacttgagaaacttcttatttcagtctcctggacaaaaccatgttacaatgcaaggggtgcaaattagtattctgatttgcacataagttaaatactgactgttttttcatgtagcacacacatatcaactttaaatttcagtgtacaaataagctattaagtatttgtgtgttacatgaaaaaacagtatttaacttatgtgcaaaacaaaatcctaatttgcactccttgcattgtaacatggttttgtccaggagactgagataagaagtttctcaagttaagaactttaatgaatcaggccctagataaaGCCAGGGCTGGATTTATCACAGATGAGATGCGAGTCGCCATCTAATGATTTCATCCTGTTTATCATGTGTTATCTTCTCTATGTGTCTGCAGCTGCACTGGTGGCATGGTTTCCAATGATCCACGTACTGACAGTCACTAAACAATAGTCACATTTTTGCctattagtaataaaaaaaaaaatagaattgcatTATGGCACCTTTGTGTGACTACTTGAAACATGGTTTTCCTTTCTCacttattttgtcattttttaatatgttttaggtgttttattttacataatgagtcagcaaaaaaagaaattgaaGATCCGCACAATTttgaataaaatatgttaaagtgTGGAAGCCCAGATGGATGGAGGAGTCAATTCAGAATGCAAAAGTGTTAAGACCTATAGCTGATGTGCATTGTGCTAATCACTGGGGCACTGGTGCAAATCCAAGGTGTTATATAATGCGCTATATAATACGGTCAAATTTGATTACTTTCCATGTATTCCTACtgtacactaagggctagatttactaagctgcgggtttgaaaaagtggagatgttacctatagcaaccaatgagattctagctttcatttatttagtaccttctacaaaatgacagctagaatctgattggttgctataggcagcacccccactttttcaaacccgcagcttagtaaatctagccctaagaatgcATTAATGGTGGTTTACCAGTTATATTTAAAAGTGGTACTTTTGTGTATATCTCATTGTTTATTGTGTTGAATGTTCTTTTCATATCgattcctctttaaataaataattttgaaacAAGTGCCACTTTTTTTACACTAATTATGTATCCAAATCACTGTCACTGTCAGTGGTGAAACTGCCACATTTGAATCCTGATTAGCAGGACATCATCTTGTCCCTGTAAGACAAGACCATCTACTCCACTACTACACTGGAAATGTCTACATCATAGGGGAAATGCATAGTGGAGGCAATGGGAAACCCATACAGTAAGCTGCGACAGGCGCTgaggaaaataaatattgttttgaaTATAAGTATTTGTTTCAGCAAGATATAAACGTTGAAGAAACCACAagagactttttttttgttttacaattccTGCATATGTTACTAGAAACCTTTGGTTATTAATGATCAAAGAGCAGACTTAGTAAAGAGAGTGGTGTACCTTGTAGTGCTCAAGTCCTTGTACAATACTAAAATACCAGCTATGGCaaagcacagtcatgttggaaattGTGTACTTACAGCCTTCACAATGGTTGGCAGCCGCCACTCCGTGCTGAGGAGGCGATGACTGTGTAATCTTCCTTGAGTATCCAGACTCCGATCAACCACATCAACTCCTACTACACAGGGATTCATGGGATTAGGGTATTTCCTCATGGCTGCCTTAATGACTGTATCCCATGGATGGCTAGGAGAAAAATGTACAAACAGAAGTATTACAATCTTTAATCCAATTTTCATCAAACATTGTGCAATCATATAGAGACGTGTCAAGTCTGAAGGATACTAAGTGGAATCACTGCTCCTTCTTTTCCATTTTCCAGAgagttgatcatcatcatcatcatcaacatttatttatatagcgccagcaaattcctttaATGTTCAACACACTGAATCCAATTATCTAAACCAATAGCTTTGCAATGAGGAGCTGTTAATGCTTGCCAAGAGATTCACATGATTTAATATCACACACCCCTGTGGACAAATAACAGTGTTAGAAGCTAAGGTTGGTATAAAGTGCAGGAACTAGGAGCAATGTGAGCAGCCACTACTGGGCCTGGAGATGATGGGACAGTAATGGGGCCACCTCCCTCCTCTGAGGCCCTGATCCCCCCTCAGGATCCTGCTCTGCTCTTTTTGAGAGCCTGGAAGGCTACAGTGGCATCACCCTTCCCGAAGTGCAGTACATTAAAAGGAATCCAAACTGTGGGCATGCAATGCATTTCTATTCACACACATGTACCTATGGATCCACAACAACAATGATCTGAGACCTTATCCAGTTGGAAATGCTCATGGAGGAAACATAAGAAATGGCTCCTACCACTATTATTAATTTACGTGCCTACCTTTTCTCCTAAGATCTCAGTTAAatcttattgttttattaatcatGAGAGGGAGGAGTCATCAAAGTTGTATTATGTGTCACTTTTGAACATTTTAATGTCTTTGTGCCTTCTCATATAAAGTGCACTGGAAGGTGAGAAAGGTGTCACACTGAGAGTAATTGTCAAGGTCTGGTTTCCAACATCTCAGAGGAAGTAGAAAAAACAAGTCCTTTTACAGGAGAAAATAAACGGTCAAGTCTTCAAAAACCAGGtaaatgtgccctctccatccTTTGAAGCGAATGTTGTTGTTGTGTGTGGGTGTAATATGAAGTGCAGGAGTGCCCCATCCTGCATTTAAATGGGTGACAACCCCATCTTCACATTGATGACTGCCAAGAATAGTGGATCTCTAATTTCTCTCCTTAGTTTTGggattataaaattataaatgtacgggaggcacagtggcttagtggttagcacttctgcctcacagcactggggtcatgagtttgattcccgaccatgtcctt harbors:
- the PRELID3A gene encoding PRELI domain containing protein 3A isoform X3, producing MKIWSSEHVFSHPWDTVIKAAMRKYPNPMNPCVVGVDVVDRSLDTQGRLHSHRLLSTEWRLPTIVKAILGTSRTLTYIDEHSVVDPVEKKMVLCSTNISLTNLVSVDERLVYTPHHENPGETVLTQEAIITVKGVSLSSYLEGLMASTISSNARKGWDAIEWIIQNSESTIS
- the PRELID3A gene encoding PRELI domain containing protein 3A isoform X1; translation: MCHVSRLSQESGRTSTKSGVSWTFSDSWQLCHPWDTVIKAAMRKYPNPMNPCVVGVDVVDRSLDTQGRLHSHRLLSTEWRLPTIVKAILGTSRTLTYIDEHSVVDPVEKKMVLCSTNISLTNLVSVDERLVYTPHHENPGETVLTQEAIITVKGVSLSSYLEGLMASTISSNARKGWDAIEWIIQNSESTIS
- the PRELID3A gene encoding PRELI domain containing protein 3A isoform X2, with protein sequence MCHVSRLSQESGRTSTKSGVSWTFSDSWQLCHPWDTVIKAAMRKYPNPMNPCVVGVDVVDRSLDTQGRLHSHRLLSTEWRLPTIVKAILGTSRTLTYIDEHSVVDPVEKKMVLCSTNISLTNLVSVDERLVYTPHHENPGETVLTQEAIITVKGVSLSSYLEGLMASTISSNARKITQNTVESKTHGQ